The segment CCGAACAGCGCACCGCCGCGCTCGCCAAGGCCGCCGAGGCTCGCCGGAAGCGTGCCGACGTCAAGAACCGGCTGAAGCACTCGGGCGCCTCGCTGCACGACGTCATCAAGGCCGGCAAGTCCGACGACGAGGTCATCGGCAAGATGAAGGTCTCCGCCCTGCTGGAGTCCCTGCCGGGTGTCGGCAAGGTGCGCGCCAAGCAGATCATGGAGCGCCTCGGCATCTCCGAGAGCCGTCGCGTGCGCGGCCTCGGTACGAACCAGATCGCCTCCCTGGAGCGGGAGTTCGGCGGCGCGGCCTCCTGATCGGAGGCCGGTGTCGGCGGAACGTCCGCGATCCGGGATAATCGGTACATGAGTGAGCGTCCGCGGCTGACCGTGCTCTCCGGCCCCTCCGGGGTCGGCAAGAGCACGGTCGTCG is part of the Kitasatospora cineracea genome and harbors:
- the mihF gene encoding integration host factor, actinobacterial type, whose amino-acid sequence is MALPPLTPEQRTAALAKAAEARRKRADVKNRLKHSGASLHDVIKAGKSDDEVIGKMKVSALLESLPGVGKVRAKQIMERLGISESRRVRGLGTNQIASLEREFGGAAS